A genomic segment from Flammeovirga pectinis encodes:
- a CDS encoding RagB/SusD family nutrient uptake outer membrane protein, giving the protein MKSLYIFILSALLLQLTSCVNDLKVSPIDENVINSANVYNTTADYKEGLAKLYATFAISGQKGPDGMADIEGIDEGFGNYLRQYWNLQELTTDEAVLSWNDATIKDFHWHTWTPTDTFIAAMHSRIMYTVALCNEYIRATSDNENAEIKKFHAEARFLRALAYWHGIDFFGAMPFVTEKDLPGAFFPERIERIDLFNYVESELLVIKEELGAPKFEYGRADQATAGMLLSKLYLNAEVYTGTSRYDDCLTALQPVLSAPYTIPTEYRHNFVSDNHTSPEMIFPITYDGSKTQTWGGIVYLVHAQIGGTMDAKGMFGTGDAWSGLRTTKALVNKFDLDNDYRALFWTDGQNLEIDDIGLFTDGYGITKFRNRKLNGDLSDSNHNVQIDTDWPMFRLSDAYLMYAEAVVRGGSGGSQSQAVDYINVLRTRANAGSISAADLDLPFILDERARELFWEGHRRTDLIRFNQFTDGDYQWPWKGKVKEGIPTASHRDLFPIPSNQLTANPNLKQNVGY; this is encoded by the coding sequence ATGAAATCTCTATATATATTTATATTATCAGCTTTACTTCTACAGCTAACATCATGCGTGAACGATCTTAAAGTATCACCTATCGATGAAAATGTAATTAACTCTGCCAATGTGTATAACACTACAGCAGATTACAAAGAAGGACTCGCAAAACTTTACGCAACATTTGCTATTTCTGGTCAAAAAGGACCAGATGGTATGGCTGATATAGAAGGTATTGACGAAGGGTTTGGCAACTATTTAAGACAATATTGGAACCTTCAAGAATTAACTACAGACGAAGCAGTTTTGTCTTGGAACGATGCTACAATTAAGGATTTCCATTGGCATACATGGACACCAACAGATACATTTATAGCAGCTATGCACTCTAGAATAATGTACACCGTTGCATTATGTAATGAGTACATTAGAGCTACAAGTGACAACGAGAATGCAGAAATTAAAAAATTCCATGCAGAAGCTCGTTTCCTTAGAGCATTGGCTTATTGGCACGGTATCGACTTTTTTGGAGCAATGCCTTTTGTTACAGAAAAAGATCTTCCGGGAGCTTTTTTCCCAGAGCGTATAGAAAGAATAGACCTATTTAACTATGTAGAAAGTGAACTTCTAGTAATTAAAGAAGAGTTAGGAGCTCCTAAATTTGAATACGGTAGAGCGGATCAAGCTACTGCAGGAATGTTATTATCAAAATTATATTTAAATGCAGAAGTATATACTGGTACAAGCAGATATGATGATTGTTTAACAGCACTACAGCCGGTATTGTCAGCTCCCTATACAATTCCTACAGAATACAGACATAATTTCGTATCGGATAACCATACAAGTCCAGAAATGATTTTCCCTATTACTTATGATGGAAGTAAGACCCAAACTTGGGGGGGTATAGTTTATCTAGTACATGCTCAGATTGGTGGTACAATGGACGCCAAAGGTATGTTTGGAACTGGTGATGCTTGGTCTGGTTTAAGAACAACAAAAGCGTTGGTAAATAAATTTGATTTAGATAATGATTACCGCGCTTTATTCTGGACAGACGGACAAAATTTAGAAATTGATGATATTGGATTATTTACAGATGGATACGGAATCACTAAATTTCGTAACAGAAAGCTAAACGGAGATTTGTCAGATTCAAATCACAATGTACAAATAGATACAGATTGGCCTATGTTTAGACTTTCTGATGCCTATTTAATGTATGCAGAAGCTGTAGTGAGAGGTGGTTCTGGTGGGTCTCAGAGCCAAGCTGTTGACTATATTAATGTACTACGCACAAGAGCAAATGCGGGTAGCATTTCGGCAGCAGATTTAGATTTACCTTTTATTTTGGATGAACGTGCAAGAGAACTTTTCTGGGAAGGGCATAGACGTACAGATTTAATACGCTTTAATCAGTTTACTGATGGTGATTACCAATGGCCTTGGAAAGGAAAAGTAAAGGAAGGTATTCCAACGGCAAGTCATAGAGACTTATTTCCAATCCCGTCTAATCAACTGACAGCAAATCCGAACTTAAAACAAAACGTAGGCTATTAA
- a CDS encoding SusC/RagA family TonB-linked outer membrane protein, with protein sequence MKKLLLFFSFVFVTALATNAQVIVKGHITEKGQGTGIPGVAILEKGTTNGTVTDFDGDYSLSVSNREATLVISYIGYLTKEINVSTLGRIDVELEVDLQTLEEVVVIGYGEVEKTDVTGAVSTLGDTDFIQGVTTSPQDLLTGKIAGVNITRNTGAPGSGSTIRIRGGSSLGGATNDPLIVIDGFPVDDGDVSGLSNPLNTLNPSDIESFTVLKDASAAAIYGSRASNGVILITTKKGTTDKMKVTFDNQVSISTPTKYVDNLSGDEYRTLVKGLSDNGFSGIDANAIKKLGSENTDWQKEIFRNSVSYATNLSLSGKVKNAPYRVSYGYNDENGILKTTSTKRHTVSLNINPKFFDEHLAVNVNAKGTAANTNFGDPGAVGMAVDYDPTQPVRNGSNKYKGFFAYTSSTLADGSIDPEGPANTFITNPVSMLELRENIADVKRFTGNVQLDYKFHFLEDLKANLNLGMDNTNTDGVDNAKPGTTWTYRDYTGEEGGRLLDYTSKTESKLLEFFLNYNKSFGKHSVDVIGGYSWQHWKRSGTTFDRNTAGDQIIQDSQYMNENYLVSMFGRMIYSFDKRYVVTATVRRDGSSRFAEGNQWGTFPSLAFAWNINNEAFLSNVDQLTSLKLRVGYGITGQQGLSPNVGDPYYPAIPKYRRSIEGAYYQFGNEFYNTLRPSPYDANLKWEETTTINLGVDFGLWDDKLTGTIEGYQKETDDLLNRVPIADGSNFSNYLVTNVGTMEIKGLEVTLMGRLISRNDLTWSLGGNFTYNTREITKLNKVDNPEDPGVPTGAISGGQGNMVQIHSVGQSPNSFYVFQQVYNEAGKPVEGLYANRTGGTGEVGSNEFNKYHANNPNPEFLIGLNTRVSYKNFDFSMSGRWSIGNKVYNNGLANNSLSGLYQSAANGYFTNIRKEAVDIGFVNPQYWSDMYVQDASFFKLDNVSLGYTLTKLFNNKIDARMSFTIQNALVVTDYEGIDPEVGYGIDNNIYPVPRTYQFGLNLNF encoded by the coding sequence ATGAAGAAGCTATTACTATTTTTTAGTTTTGTATTTGTAACTGCTCTCGCTACAAATGCACAGGTTATTGTTAAAGGTCATATCACAGAAAAAGGCCAAGGTACTGGAATTCCAGGTGTCGCAATTTTAGAAAAAGGTACTACCAATGGAACGGTAACTGATTTTGATGGCGACTATTCTTTATCCGTAAGTAATAGAGAAGCTACATTAGTAATTTCTTATATAGGTTACCTTACAAAAGAAATTAATGTTTCTACTTTAGGGCGAATTGATGTAGAATTAGAAGTCGATTTACAAACACTAGAAGAGGTAGTTGTAATTGGTTATGGTGAAGTAGAAAAAACAGACGTAACAGGTGCTGTTTCTACTTTAGGAGATACCGATTTTATTCAGGGTGTAACCACTTCACCGCAAGATTTATTAACGGGTAAAATTGCTGGAGTAAATATCACAAGGAATACAGGTGCACCGGGTAGTGGTTCTACAATTCGTATTCGTGGAGGTTCTTCTTTAGGAGGAGCTACAAACGATCCACTTATTGTAATTGATGGTTTTCCTGTCGACGATGGTGATGTTTCTGGATTATCAAACCCATTGAATACTTTAAACCCAAGCGATATTGAATCTTTTACTGTTTTAAAAGATGCATCTGCTGCGGCAATTTATGGTTCTAGAGCTTCTAACGGTGTAATATTAATTACAACGAAAAAAGGTACTACAGACAAGATGAAAGTTACTTTCGATAATCAAGTGTCTATTAGTACACCAACAAAGTATGTGGATAATTTATCTGGAGATGAATACAGAACATTAGTAAAAGGATTATCCGATAATGGATTTAGTGGTATTGATGCAAATGCTATCAAGAAATTAGGTTCGGAAAATACAGATTGGCAAAAAGAAATTTTTAGAAATTCTGTTTCTTATGCAACCAACTTGAGCTTATCAGGAAAAGTGAAAAATGCACCTTACAGAGTATCATATGGTTATAATGATGAGAACGGCATCTTAAAGACAACTTCAACAAAACGTCATACTGTATCATTAAATATTAACCCTAAATTCTTTGATGAACATTTAGCGGTAAATGTGAACGCAAAAGGGACTGCTGCAAATACAAATTTTGGAGACCCAGGAGCGGTAGGAATGGCAGTAGATTACGATCCTACACAGCCTGTAAGAAATGGAAGTAATAAATATAAAGGCTTCTTTGCTTATACATCGTCAACATTAGCAGATGGTAGTATTGACCCTGAAGGTCCTGCAAATACCTTTATTACTAACCCAGTTTCTATGTTAGAATTAAGAGAAAACATAGCAGACGTTAAACGTTTTACGGGTAATGTACAATTAGATTACAAATTCCATTTTCTAGAAGATTTAAAAGCCAACCTTAATTTAGGTATGGACAATACAAATACTGATGGGGTAGACAATGCTAAACCGGGTACTACATGGACTTACCGTGATTATACAGGAGAAGAAGGTGGTAGATTACTAGATTATACATCAAAAACAGAATCGAAACTTTTAGAATTCTTCTTAAACTATAATAAATCTTTTGGTAAGCATAGTGTTGATGTAATAGGTGGTTATTCTTGGCAACATTGGAAAAGAAGCGGAACTACGTTTGATAGAAATACTGCAGGAGATCAAATTATCCAAGATTCTCAATACATGAACGAGAATTATTTAGTGTCTATGTTTGGCAGAATGATTTACTCTTTCGATAAAAGATATGTTGTTACAGCAACGGTTAGGAGAGATGGATCTTCTCGTTTTGCAGAAGGAAACCAATGGGGTACTTTCCCTTCTCTAGCCTTTGCTTGGAATATTAATAATGAAGCTTTTTTAAGCAATGTTGATCAATTAACTAGCTTAAAACTTAGAGTTGGTTACGGTATTACTGGGCAACAAGGTTTATCTCCAAATGTAGGAGACCCGTATTACCCTGCAATTCCTAAATACAGAAGAAGTATAGAAGGGGCATATTATCAGTTTGGAAACGAATTTTATAATACACTTCGTCCATCACCTTATGATGCAAACTTAAAATGGGAAGAAACAACGACAATTAACTTAGGTGTTGATTTTGGACTTTGGGATGATAAGTTAACAGGTACAATAGAAGGGTATCAGAAAGAAACGGATGATCTTTTAAATAGAGTACCAATTGCAGACGGAAGTAACTTTTCTAACTATTTGGTTACCAATGTAGGAACCATGGAAATTAAAGGTCTTGAGGTAACGTTAATGGGAAGACTTATTTCTAGAAATGACCTTACATGGTCTTTAGGAGGTAACTTTACTTACAATACAAGAGAGATAACGAAACTAAATAAAGTAGATAACCCAGAAGATCCAGGTGTACCAACAGGTGCAATTTCTGGTGGGCAGGGTAACATGGTTCAAATTCATTCAGTTGGGCAATCACCTAACTCATTCTATGTGTTCCAACAAGTATATAACGAAGCAGGAAAACCAGTAGAAGGGTTATATGCAAATAGAACAGGTGGTACAGGTGAAGTAGGTAGTAATGAATTTAATAAATACCATGCAAACAATCCAAATCCAGAATTTTTAATTGGCTTAAACACAAGAGTTAGTTATAAAAACTTTGATTTTTCAATGTCAGGAAGATGGAGTATTGGCAACAAAGTGTATAATAATGGTTTGGCCAATAATTCGTTATCCGGTTTATACCAATCTGCAGCAAATGGATACTTTACTAACATAAGAAAAGAAGCCGTAGATATTGGGTTTGTAAACCCTCAATATTGGTCTGATATGTATGTACAAGATGCCTCATTCTTTAAACTAGATAATGTTAGTTTAGGCTATACGCTAACTAAATTATTCAATAATAAAATTGATGCAAGAATGAGTTTTACAATTCAGAATGCATTAGTAGTAACAGATTATGAAGGCATTGACCCAGAAGTTGGTTATGGTATCGATAATAATATTTATCCAGTACCAAGAACATATCAATTTGGACTAAACCTTAACTTTTAA
- a CDS encoding OB-fold nucleic acid binding domain-containing protein, which yields MKIYIAFIVASLSFLASCNTSEQTNSNEGKSSSAEVINSTITEEVLDENTHKVVVKEKIASGGYIYIKVSEKGNEYWMAVPGRQIEIGATYYYDGGMEMRNFESKTLNRTFESVIFSEGIRDTNKGVAKTNTHSNPEEKTSVDHIEKAPNGISVAELFENPKSYLNKQVIIKGKVVKVNNGVMKVNFVHLQDGSIGNGKYDITITTNDTFKVGEVVTIKGTVTLDKDFGSGYVYDVLVEKAVII from the coding sequence ATGAAAATTTATATTGCATTTATAGTAGCTTCACTAAGCTTTTTAGCAAGTTGTAACACTTCAGAGCAAACAAATTCTAATGAGGGGAAATCGTCGTCAGCAGAGGTAATTAATTCAACAATTACAGAGGAGGTATTAGATGAAAATACGCATAAAGTTGTTGTAAAAGAGAAGATTGCTTCTGGAGGATATATATATATTAAAGTCTCTGAAAAAGGAAACGAATATTGGATGGCAGTGCCAGGTAGACAAATAGAAATTGGAGCTACGTATTATTATGATGGCGGAATGGAAATGAGAAATTTTGAGAGTAAGACTTTAAACCGAACTTTTGAGAGTGTTATTTTTTCTGAAGGTATTAGAGATACAAATAAAGGTGTTGCAAAAACCAATACTCACAGTAATCCAGAAGAAAAGACAAGTGTAGATCATATAGAAAAAGCACCAAACGGAATAAGTGTTGCAGAACTTTTTGAAAATCCTAAATCTTACTTAAACAAACAAGTAATTATTAAAGGGAAAGTGGTAAAAGTAAACAATGGTGTGATGAAAGTTAATTTCGTGCATTTACAAGATGGATCAATAGGGAATGGAAAATACGATATTACCATCACTACTAATGATACTTTTAAAGTAGGTGAGGTTGTAACTATTAAAGGAACCGTTACTTTGGACAAAGACTTTGGGTCGGGATATGTTTATGATGTTCTTGTAGAAAAAGCAGTTATTATTTAA
- a CDS encoding GNAT family N-acetyltransferase, which translates to METNFRTDAKTKEHKELAFNIEYTSFKEAGGIYDERHAKLYADLAVDMIDDGSYSIIYKGVAHACYTPITIDSNPELNCYVLAPLAVLPDFQRQGLATELMDIAEKELQPDVVFIGGEIHHYGRRYNTPHKIGLPVKSEMPLENWFAKEFKEGILNGIVSNTTITGPYSNPKQWAHPSEQF; encoded by the coding sequence ATGGAAACAAATTTTAGAACAGACGCAAAGACAAAAGAACACAAAGAATTAGCTTTTAACATTGAATACACATCATTTAAAGAGGCTGGAGGAATTTACGATGAACGCCATGCAAAATTATATGCTGACCTTGCTGTTGACATGATTGACGACGGAAGTTATTCTATTATTTATAAAGGAGTTGCACACGCATGTTATACGCCAATAACAATAGATTCTAATCCAGAGTTAAATTGTTATGTTCTAGCTCCACTTGCCGTTTTACCAGATTTCCAAAGACAAGGATTAGCAACAGAACTAATGGATATTGCAGAGAAAGAACTTCAGCCAGATGTAGTTTTTATTGGTGGAGAAATACATCATTATGGAAGAAGATACAATACACCTCATAAAATAGGTTTACCTGTAAAGTCTGAAATGCCATTGGAAAATTGGTTCGCTAAAGAATTTAAAGAAGGGATACTTAACGGAATCGTATCAAATACAACTATTACAGGTCCTTATTCAAATCCTAAACAATGGGCACATCCGTCTGAACAATTTTAA
- a CDS encoding alpha/beta hydrolase — protein sequence MKHFNILLFLLILLVSCKDKQNTRIIFFIHNRFIENHNLNEEHPEYGKAEYKEIISKFEESGFTVLSEKRSRNTDSYNYAKKIVDHIEILIEEGIPAKNITIVGTSKGGYIAQYVSTYANNPNLNFVFVASFTNADIKSLPEINYCGNILTIYEKTDPYGESAIERVKTSNCNINHFKEIALNTGLKHGFQFKAMDQWLDPIIKWSNGNYE from the coding sequence ATGAAACATTTCAATATTCTACTATTTCTATTAATCTTATTGGTCTCATGTAAAGACAAGCAGAATACACGAATAATATTTTTTATACATAATCGCTTTATTGAAAACCATAACTTAAATGAAGAACATCCAGAGTATGGTAAAGCTGAGTACAAGGAGATAATTAGTAAGTTCGAAGAAAGTGGTTTTACAGTACTAAGTGAGAAGAGATCTAGAAATACGGATTCTTATAATTATGCTAAAAAGATTGTGGATCATATTGAAATTTTAATTGAAGAAGGAATACCAGCAAAAAATATAACAATTGTAGGTACTTCAAAAGGTGGGTATATAGCACAATATGTTTCGACTTATGCTAATAATCCTAATTTGAATTTTGTTTTTGTAGCAAGTTTTACAAATGCAGATATTAAGTCATTACCTGAAATCAATTACTGTGGTAATATATTAACTATATATGAAAAAACAGATCCTTATGGAGAATCTGCAATTGAAAGAGTAAAAACTTCAAATTGTAATATTAATCATTTTAAAGAAATAGCGTTAAATACTGGTTTAAAACACGGCTTTCAATTTAAAGCAATGGATCAATGGTTAGACCCAATAATAAAGTGGTCTAATGGGAACTACGAATAA
- a CDS encoding glycoside hydrolase family 2 TIM barrel-domain containing protein: MNKLTFIIGILLCNICIAQRTETLLKDNWKFSKGTIDSAFTNNFDDSQWETVSIPHDWAITGPFDKENDIQRVAILQDGEKSATEKTGRTGALPYMGTAWYRLNFTSPKLDDDQKILLHFDGAMSEAKVYINGKFVGEHPYGYAYFYFDITKYITTKGENTLAVRLHNEPKSSRWYPGAGIYRNVKLIVKNKNGIAHWGTTVTTPFVDNEIAKVVVKTNTTGTVDKVKTEIQTLDGKVISTVESKVKFADQFENTLQVKHPQLWSPETPYLYKVITTTYKNEEITDQASERFGIRTISYTSEKGFELNGKQRKFKGVCLHHDLGPLGIAVNKAAIKRQLIIMKEMGADAIRTAHNMPSIEQLELCDELGLMVVAESFDEWKKPKVDNGYHRFFDEWAKKDIQNLVRATKNHPSIVMWSAGNEVPDQWGNEGVKRAKWLQDIFHKEDPTRPVTVGMDQVKSVMENGFGAILDIPGLNYRTHLYDEAYEKFPQGFVLGSETASTVSSRGVYKFPVEEFKAKKYSDLQSSSYDLEACSWSNIPEDDFILQDDKSWVLGEFVWTGFDYLGEPSPYNEEWPSRSSYFGICDLAGIPKDRYYLYKSRWDTNNETLHILPHWNWKGREGEITPIFVYTNYEKAELFINGKSQGIREKDKSSRLDRYRLRWMDVKYEAGTVKVVAYDSTDKIVATKEIHTAGKPHHLKLEADKTTLIANGEDLSFVTVTVVDKDGNTCPTANLPLSFKVNGNATFKAVCNGDPTSLEMFHLPRMKTFNGKLVVIVQSKYSNGTATLEIKGLKTGKETFIIQ, from the coding sequence ATGAACAAATTAACATTCATAATAGGTATCCTGTTATGCAATATATGTATTGCACAAAGAACGGAAACGTTATTAAAAGACAATTGGAAATTTAGTAAAGGCACTATAGATTCTGCTTTTACAAATAACTTTGATGATAGCCAATGGGAAACAGTTTCGATCCCTCATGATTGGGCAATTACAGGACCTTTTGACAAGGAAAATGATATACAACGTGTAGCTATTTTACAGGATGGAGAAAAATCTGCCACCGAAAAAACAGGAAGAACAGGTGCTTTACCTTATATGGGAACAGCTTGGTATCGTTTAAATTTTACCTCTCCAAAATTAGATGATGACCAAAAAATACTTTTGCATTTTGACGGGGCAATGAGTGAAGCAAAAGTATACATTAATGGTAAATTTGTTGGAGAACACCCTTACGGATATGCCTATTTTTATTTTGATATTACAAAGTACATTACTACTAAAGGAGAAAATACTTTAGCTGTACGTCTACATAATGAGCCAAAATCTTCCCGATGGTATCCGGGAGCAGGTATTTATAGAAATGTAAAACTTATTGTAAAAAATAAAAATGGAATTGCACATTGGGGTACTACTGTTACAACACCTTTTGTAGATAATGAGATAGCAAAAGTAGTTGTTAAAACTAACACAACGGGTACTGTAGATAAAGTAAAAACAGAAATACAAACGCTAGATGGTAAAGTAATTAGTACAGTAGAATCGAAGGTTAAATTTGCTGATCAATTTGAAAATACTTTGCAAGTAAAACACCCTCAATTATGGAGCCCAGAAACTCCTTATTTATATAAAGTGATTACAACAACATATAAAAATGAGGAAATTACAGACCAAGCATCGGAGCGTTTTGGTATTCGAACTATTTCTTATACTTCTGAAAAAGGCTTTGAGTTAAACGGAAAACAAAGAAAATTTAAAGGAGTTTGCTTACATCATGATTTAGGTCCTTTGGGTATTGCAGTTAATAAAGCAGCAATTAAAAGGCAACTTATAATAATGAAAGAAATGGGAGCGGATGCCATAAGAACAGCTCATAATATGCCATCAATAGAACAATTAGAATTATGCGATGAACTTGGCTTAATGGTAGTTGCTGAAAGCTTTGATGAGTGGAAAAAACCAAAAGTTGACAATGGATATCATCGCTTTTTTGACGAATGGGCAAAAAAAGATATTCAAAATTTAGTGAGAGCCACTAAAAATCATCCTTCTATTGTAATGTGGAGTGCAGGGAACGAAGTACCTGACCAATGGGGTAATGAAGGGGTGAAAAGAGCGAAATGGTTACAAGATATTTTTCATAAGGAAGACCCTACTCGCCCGGTAACTGTAGGTATGGACCAGGTGAAATCTGTAATGGAAAATGGGTTTGGTGCAATCTTAGATATTCCAGGTTTAAATTATAGAACACATTTATATGATGAAGCCTATGAGAAATTTCCACAAGGATTTGTACTCGGTTCTGAAACAGCATCTACTGTTAGTTCGAGAGGAGTGTATAAATTTCCGGTAGAAGAATTTAAAGCAAAAAAATACTCAGATTTACAAAGTTCTTCCTATGATTTAGAAGCGTGTTCGTGGTCTAATATACCCGAAGATGATTTTATTTTACAAGATGATAAATCATGGGTTTTAGGAGAATTTGTATGGACAGGTTTTGATTATTTAGGAGAACCATCTCCCTATAATGAAGAGTGGCCTTCTAGAAGTTCTTATTTTGGTATTTGTGATTTAGCAGGCATTCCAAAAGATCGTTATTATTTATATAAGAGTAGATGGGATACAAATAATGAAACCTTACATATTTTACCCCATTGGAATTGGAAAGGAAGAGAGGGTGAAATTACTCCAATTTTTGTTTATACTAATTATGAGAAGGCAGAATTATTTATAAATGGAAAGAGCCAAGGTATTCGTGAAAAAGATAAATCTTCAAGACTTGATAGATATAGGTTAAGATGGATGGATGTAAAATATGAAGCAGGTACGGTTAAAGTAGTAGCTTATGATAGTACAGATAAAATTGTAGCAACAAAAGAAATACATACGGCAGGAAAACCACATCATTTAAAACTAGAAGCAGACAAAACGACGTTAATTGCAAATGGAGAAGATTTGAGTTTTGTAACGGTAACAGTAGTAGACAAAGATGGAAATACTTGTCCAACTGCCAACCTACCATTGTCATTTAAAGTAAATGGTAATGCAACATTTAAAGCAGTTTGTAACGGAGATCCAACTTCATTAGAAATGTTCCATTTACCTAGGATGAAAACATTTAATGGGAAATTAGTAGTAATTGTGCAATCAAAATATAGCAATGGTACTGCAACATTAGAAATTAAAGGTTTAAAAACAGGTAAAGAGACCTTTATTATTCAATAG